The following DNA comes from Desulfonatronum sp. SC1.
TTTCTGAAGCGAATGGACGATGTGACCGAAGATATTCTTTCGGCTGTAAATGCTGATATGACCGAACAACAGCGCCAGGCAGCCATCAGAGAGAAAAGTGCCGAACTGGTTAAAGCTGCCAACGAAGGGAACAACTATCGTATTTTGGTGCGTGATTTCTTTGCCGGCAATCAATTTTTCCTCGTTGTTTACGAAGTGTTTTCCGATGTACGGATGGTGGGCGTGCCCCCCAGCTCCATTGGTAAATTTGGTTACGATA
Coding sequences within:
- a CDS encoding S46 family peptidase is translated as MDDVTEDILSAVNADMTEQQRQAAIREKSAELVKAANEGNNYRILVRDFFAGNQFFLVVYEVFSDVRMVGVPPSSIGKFGYDTDNWMWPRHTGDFALFRVYADADGNPADYSPNNVPYQPKHHLPVSLKGYQKEDFAMTIGFPGSTQRYLP